The genome window TCtatcagaaaaaaaaaagcatGGTCTATCAACATCACAAGTCAGAAGAGTATAGCCAATAGAGAATCATATTACATTTTGGCCAAGTAAACTACAGGATAAAAAGAAACATCATTTTCTAATTGGTTACAAAAGTAATTAATGCAAACATCAGGTTGCGTCTACTGTATTATTTTATCATGTTAAAGTCAATTAAAGCTCCAATAGcaagtttgtccaaaatacaagcctaatcagattttttttttttttatgccatTGGAAAAACAGCATCATCATGCAGACAATACATACTCTTTATCACAGCTTAGATGTTGAAAGAAGATCACTTCATTGCTGTTCTCAACTCTTTTAGCTTTCTGATTCCTTGCTCATGTAACGTTCTGTATCTCGCAAGAATTTCTGCACTTTAGAACCTTCAGGTTCCATCTCAGTAAGATATCCCATTCATTCCCCTATGTTATATGGTTTTAACACCAAAGATAAGAAGTCATGGAAGAATTTGATTCACTTTTCTATTgatgattttcttttcttttctttttttctcctgTAATAATAATTGTTTGATGACTCAATTTCTCTGATAATATTGGGCGAATTATCTGACAAGACCGTTATGTACTAATAAGGAAAATTTTAAAGCTAGCTCTGGGCTGTCTAGCTCCTAGTTTATGGAAATGAAAGTTCATGCCTAGCTGCTATTTATTGCTGATTCCTCTTGAGGCATATATGCTTGAGTATTAATGCAGCTATCTAATTTTTCATTAGCTTGTAAATGGCATTCTTCCGGGCATTTTGGAATAGTCCTATTGGTCCTAAAACAACTCATTTTTGGGGTCCTGTTTTCAACTGGAGCATCCCAATTGCAGTATGCATCTACTTATGCTTTGCTTCATCAATATTTATACTCTTTCTTTACATTTCTACAGATCAAAGCACAACCAGTTTCTCTGTTTTTAATATGATTGATTTTGACAGGCATTTGTTGACACAAAGAAACACCCAGAAATGATATCTGGCAACATGACGGCAGGTTTCTATGTTCACATAATAAAGGAAATGATTTTTGTGCAGTCCTATATGTATAATTATACTGAATGGACTTACTGTTCCAATTTTATGATTGTCACTGCAGTAATGTGTGTTTATTCAGCAATGTTCATGAGATTTGCTTGGATGGTACAGCCTCGAAACTTGCATCTTCTTGTATGCCATGtctccaatgaaacagtgcagcTTTATCAGCTTTCGCGTTGGATAAAGGCTAGAGGGTAGGAAACATTAGCATCTGGTTTCAATTTTGTAGAGATGAATCAGAATAAATCAATTACTACTGTTACATAAATGACATGCTTCTGTGTCAAATTGCAGTGTTGGCCTTAATGTTTTCTTTagcaaatgtttgataaattacaTTAGCTTTTCAATCTTCATGGTTGGACTCTATTTTGCAGATCCTTGCAGCAGGAGAAAGAGGAACAACCTAAAGGACAGTGATCCACAGATTATCTGTTATAATTTATGCTATCTTTTTCACTTGTTCTGATAATGTAAAACTATACTTCTTTTtctttgggatttttttttttttaattttagactaGTTCATCGCAAATTCAAAAC of Hevea brasiliensis isolate MT/VB/25A 57/8 unplaced genomic scaffold, ASM3005281v1 Scaf261, whole genome shotgun sequence contains these proteins:
- the LOC110662824 gene encoding mitochondrial pyruvate carrier 1 codes for the protein MAFFRAFWNSPIGPKTTHFWGPVFNWSIPIAAFVDTKKHPEMISGNMTAVMCVYSAMFMRFAWMVQPRNLHLLVCHVSNETVQLYQLSRWIKARGSLQQEKEEQPKGQ